In the Lates calcarifer isolate ASB-BC8 unplaced genomic scaffold, TLL_Latcal_v3 _unitig_4112_quiver_405, whole genome shotgun sequence genome, CAGGAACTTTTGACCAAATCTATCGAATGAAGCGTTGGTTAGTCTCTTCATAACATACGGACCATTTAACCATATTATTATAGCGTTTAAGATCTTATCTATCTCACTATTGAGTCATTTACTTCAATGCTAGTGTTAAGAATTGTGATTTTGATTAAATTAATGCTTTTCGGTGAATCGCCTTCCATTCGAATTGCTCAGAGAGTGCTCAAGATTCAGGCAAGAGTTTAAGTATGTAAGTAAAGTTCAGGAGAAGTATCTGCTGTTGCCAATACTGGAAACTGGAGATTTTCAGCTGAATTTGGCACAACTGAAACCTTCCGTCCAGTCCGCTAAATGAACGTTAGCTCCAACGTTACGTAGCCTGCTGCTAGCTTCTCAACTGACATCAATGTTATCTTACCAGCTGCTGGGGCGACCTCGTCGTCCACCCACTCTGCTTCCTCTTTCGTTTTCCTGGGCATTTTGGTACTTTAAATTGCCACTTTATGGAAGAACGTAGCTAAAACGATGTCCTTTTTATACCCAGTTGTTTATCCGCACCACACATGTCATGCGGCCCAGCAACGTAATGATGCAGATGCCGGGTCACCAACAAAgtttcattcttcttcttctgccaTTTCGCGCAGTTGCCTCAAAGCCTGCGGTGTTTTACCACCACCTTTAGGCTGGCGGAATGTCAGTAAGAACTGTTGATCGGCTTCTCTGTAAGGATTAAGtagatgtaatttaaaatagGAAATCACCATACATATAAATATGGAGCCTATATATaaagctttagtgttgtccctTGTCCCTTGGAGCCAAAACATTTGCGTTCATGGATTAAACcgtctgccaaatgagtaaatgtaaatataccttgattttgttttgacttATTTGCTCCCAAGTTACCATTAAGGAGACATTTAAACTGCAATGACAAGTCCCCAGTATTGCATATTTAACCCTCCCTTTTTCTCTAAGATCCTTGAGAAAGCAATTGCAAatcagttgtgtgactttctacagaACAAAAGTAACAAATGACCTTATAATCGCATCAGTCAACTGACTTGTCTCCATACTTGTCTTGTTAAATCTCAGTGATGCATTTGATACcactgaccatcacatcctCTTACAGAGACTAGAGCATTCTTTTGGCATAAATGAACCACACTAAATTGGCTTAAATCCTATCTATCTCATAGGCTTCAGTTCATACATGTCAGTGACAAATCCTCCATGTATACAGcagttagacatggagttccacaggGGCCTGTGCTTGGACCAATTTCATTCACCTTATATATGCTTCCTTTAGGGCAATGTCATCAGGAAACACTCATAAAAATGCATACATTTCCATTGAACACCTCAGAAAGACATTTTCTAATATATAGTTATGCTAGATGACATTGCCCTGGCCTTCAGCTCCACCTTAAGGAAACTcagagttatctttgatcaggatatgtccttgAACTCCCATGTAAAACAAACTTCAAGGAcagccttctttcacctgcgcAATATTGTCAAAATCAGGCactctgtctcaaaaggatgcagaaaaataattccatgcatttgttacttatAGGCTTAACTATTGCAATTCATTATTGTTTGGCTGCTCAAGTAAGTCTCTGAAGACTCcccagttgatccaaaatgctgcagcacaattactgacaggaactagaaaaagacatcatatttctcctgtgtttgctTCTCTATATTAGCTCCATGTTGAGAATGGAATTGAAAACCCTCCttctcacctacaaagcccttaatgatCAAGCACCATCATATCTTAAAGAGTTTATAGTTCCCTATTATCCCACTAGAATactgtgctcccagaatgctggtttactggtggttctTAGAGACTAGGAGGCAGAACACTGTCAGGCGCCTCTACTGTGGCACCTTCTCTCAATTTGGATCTGAGAGGCAGGGGTGACAGATGTGTACAAAATATTTTGTAACTTTTATGAAGAATAATTTTACTGCAAATTTGCATAGAAGCACCCAAAGGACTCTTTTTGTCAAATAGAGGAGCTAGTAGTTAAGGTAGTGTTATGTTGGTGCCAAAACTGTGCTTTGGAAAGAGAGATACCAAAAAGGCAGCAATTCAGAAAGCAGGGAGAGGAAGATCAGTCTGAGAGCAGGAAGCTGTAACTTAAGTATTTTATTTGGGAGAAACTGGGTTTTTAAACAGATATTGAATTTAAATATGATCCACTCTCCAGCAAAGCAGGTGGCGGTAATGCACCTAGATGTTGGTTGCCACCCActatttaaaaaagaagaagccgGAGAAGTTCGTGGTAGTTGGGGGCAGTAGCACTATTTCCAATAGCAGTGAAGGCAGCATTACCATCGGCTGCGTGAGGCGTGTTTGGCCGGGCAAGGACACAGGGCTGAATGACATTGTGTAAGTTAGCTAAGTAATGCTTAGTAGCTCGTTAATGGCGTTAACATTCCCGTGACTACTGTATAAAATTTCTCTTGGATACGCACCGCATCTATACGGGCTTCAGCGGGGTTTCGTTTGTAAAAGGTAACCTTTACAGGGACGCTTGCCAAGCCGGTGGCTAGCTCCTTACTAGTTCGTAGCGAGTTAGCATAGCGAGCTAGCAGCTATCATTGGCTGTCACGGCAGCCAGCGCAGGTACTGTCAGTATGTCAGGGGAGATATCTCGAGCTTTATTTCCCTGAAAAATTGTGTCCCAAAAAGTGAGCAAGTGGTGATGAATAGCAgcttaaaatgttaaaatgcacTTGTCTCCATTGCTATCTAACTGATGATTTACATTACATAAATGACAAGGCTAGTGTGTTAGTGGATAGTGGTTTACACTTTCCTTGTCAATGCAGTTTACTTAAAACTACAACAACGATAgtgttttgtctctgttcttTCAACAATTTGGCATTCTTGATTCACAAGTAGCCCACTGACATGACTAGAAATGACTAGCAGTATGCCTATTAGTACAGCACACCTATTTCGCCGTATTTAGTAATGTCATGTGTTGAATTTGCAGGACATTGTATTTAGGATACGGCTAAAGTTAATTTGTCATAATAAGGCCTGTTGACCTCTTGAATTCTATATGGGGCTATCTATCTACGTATCTATAAATATCTTTATTTAGGAACTGTTAGTTTTCACTTGTGCCCATTTAAATTGTAAGAATCCAGTCTGGtagaacatttattttgtagtaTGTTCATGTCTGGTTAATTCAGTTTCAGCTTCCACCAGTGAGTCTCTGATTATAAACTTGTGGTCTGCTGCAGGTCATGTGCTCCTGGCATTGGTTCTGAAAACCTAAGTGGAAGACCCAAGTCAGAGAAAAATCCATCAGTGCTTTCAAGTAGAATTTGCTTGACCTCTCATTTCCTATACTGGTACGTCAGCATTAAATAAGGTTAAACAGTCACAGGCACAGCAATTTATTATACTTTGATTTTTACATCTTTATTATACTGAGATTTTACATCTTTGAAACATCATGGTGACATTCATTCATGTATCATTTTATCCTCTTTTCCAATTAGGGTTGTAACTAACAATAATTTCATTATCTATTAATCCACTGACTGTTTCCtcttaattgttttgtttgcaaaatggcaaaataaataaataaagaaataaataaaacctcaGACCCCTGACATCTTCAagtcaaatcagttttatttctgtaatgCCAATTCACTACAGAAGttatgttgatgttgttgttttgactgaCCAATATTTCTGAGTTCCAAATTTtatcaaaaaagacaaagaaaggcagcagatcctcacatttgagaaaccAGGTCCAGAAATTTGTTTCCTGGCCCACTCTTTGAGTAGTCATTGTCACTAGCTCTGCCCTCTCTTTTCTGTGATCACAGGTTTGCTGAGGTGTAAAATCTGCTGCTGTAGTTTGGAATCATCCAGTCATAAGGTCCTGAGGACACGGATTACGTGTCCTTTGCGGTGCCCTGTACTGTGGGTGATGCTCAGCTGGTGACTGGGGTTGTTTTGGCCCCTGTGGTGAATGGCTGTGAGCAGATGGGGCATCGCCTTTTGGGTGGGTTGTGTCCGCAGCCATGACAGAAGGCAAGCCATCAGAAAACAGAGCTGGATGCTCAGCCAGGTAATCTGCTTGATTCTGAGAccctcactttcatttcatatttgGTCTTGTGTGGTTAAGGGTAGACCAGCACTGGGTCTTGAAGACAGTTGGCTCTGTGTAATTTGTGCTGAAGCAGCAGTCAGTCTTTTTCATCGCTATTGAATATCTTTACATTTctacatttgtttacatttcttcATGACACATTTCTCAAAAGGTGAGGGATTTAGCTATTTTGCAGTGAGAGAATGTTCACAGCAGTGGTGTGTTCACACACTTCGcttttttgaaaaagaaagtaaCTTTTTATTCACCaacaaaccacaacattaaaaccagtcacCAGTTTTAATAATATAGACATATACACTGTAgatatttatctatctatctctatatgcatatatacacgcacacgcacactgtagatatagatatatactgAGTGTATAAACctttcagccacaacattaaaactagtAACTGAAGACTTGAAGCTGTAATCGTTGCCCAAAGTCTTTCAACTAAGTAGTGAATAAAGGGTCTGAACATGACCAGAAATGTCAGAACAACAATTTAAGATTTGAAGGTTGGTACCATTTCTAGAGTGTCTTCTGAATGTGAATTGACACAGCTTAATATTTGTTTGTAGGCATAGATTTTCTGGTTTGATGTGCCTAGTTGATTCCCTCTTCCTCCAGTCTTTGTGATGAGCTAGCCCAACCATATTATGGACCTGTCTCTGTGCAAGATGTACAGAGATGAAACCATTAAATATCTTCTTATCTGACTCTATAACACTAACgatacatttcaaaatgtcagactgcTAATGAAATGTAAGCATCAACACAGTATGTGAGCAAGTGTTATAGTCTtaattgtatgtatgtaaaaaattattaaaagtCCTTATTGCTCCTTTAGGCGGTTGACTGGCTGTGGATCCGTCAAGCACGTCCCCTGAGCAGTGCATCATGGGCCCTGGCACCTCCCAACAGCCTGAGATATCAGAACATTAAGCAGCCGGTGCTGTCCCACCCGTTCCACAATGCCAGCCAGCCTCAGAGAGGAGGTTACTACGAGGAGGACTGGGAGGAGTctgtcagcgtgtgtgtgctggtgcGACAGGGCGACTCAGATGGCCTACATACTCTGCTGGAGATCCCTCTGTTCGGTCACAATAAACTAGGAGAATTCCTTACTCTGGGGGCTCACAAGTCGTCTGAGTTCTCGTTCCCCCTAACCATGGTGGATGGCAGTAGAGAGGATGACATCAGCATGGACAGCTTCAAGAGAAACGGTGTTGACATTGTAAAGAGAGAACATGGCTGTTTCAGAAGCCTGTTTGAAGCAGAGAGGTGTCCTGCACCGTTCATGTACGGCtctcagttttattgttttcattgccCGGGCACAGAGCCAGTGCCTGGCAGTGGGGTGAAATCTAGGCAGAATATTGGACTTGACAAGCCTGTGGAAGTGACTCTTCTACAGCCTACCACTCTGTGTAGCCATacacaaagagcagagggagggaatATTGAAGGAGacagtgaaggagaggagaaactggccATGATGTATGAAAGACTCAGGATAGAGGTAAGAAACTTTGTCTGGATAATATTGTGTTTAGATAGGAGGTGTACTGTGTGAAGCatgttagcagagcagcagtagCCTCAGTGTTCTGTCTCTCATACAGGATGTGTTTAGACTTAGTATTGACTTGTAAGTCATCTATGTTTTGGCAGTGCACAGAGCTAACACAAAATTACTGcacttttttgtgtaaaaaaagaaaatgcactgGAAGTGTAATAATGCACTTGGGGCCATGGTTTCAAGCCTATAGCACAAGTAAAATGCAACCTGTTGCGTGGCCCGTGTCGACAGCTGTATTGATTAAAACAGAATAGATGTTTGGTCAGACGAACGTGAGATGGACGAGTGTAAAAGATGGCTGTGATGCTTTCTATGTGGACACACTGTAAATTAATTAAAGTTGCACAACCCACTTTCACTTATTATTTTCCAAATAAGAAGATCAAACAATGCAAAAGTACGATGTAccaaaataagataagataagataagatagactttattagtcccacaatggggaaatttacaatatAGAATTGAAAGTTATGGCATCGTATTTGGTTGCATTATaactttcacttttttattgatttgtatGCCTCTGCACGAGTGACACTCTTGGACATCTGTCCCTTTCTTGTGAACTTGGAATTTCTCAGTAATGCCTTATGGAAAGTTCTTTgaatttggtacaaacattcatttggactcaaagatgaactgatttagattttttcaaGACAAGTCACCATCTACTACAACAGTtgtcaaaaagaaaaccattgtGATTTTAACAAGACTGAAAAACTGCAGCTTCTACAAAAACTGTAGGAGCAACAGCACTTACATCGATGTAACTTGGTTTTGTCCATATCCATGAGCTCAATGCTCTTTTCTAAAGTCATTCTTTGAATGTTTTAGTCATAATCTTCACTGTCTAAAACCTTTTACAGTGTTAAAtcttctctgtcctgctgttattacagacaCACTCTGAACTTGCTGCTACCCCACAAGTTGCCCATAGACTTTACTCTTCTGTCAGGCCACGACTGTTAAGCCTGCAAACACCTAAGACTAATAGGAAAGTGCTCCTTGAAGGCAACTAAAAACATTGAGTttttataatttaaataatGATATTGGATAATTTTTTTATACTGTTTCACATAGTGTTGAGAGAGGCTCTGTTCCAAGGCTGGATTTTTAGTTATTTGTGTAGCTCCACCGATCTGCCACAGtgttaaaatcactgacaggtgaagtgagtAATATTGATCATTGATCCTCAGTACAATgttgctgggaaaccttggatccttggatgttactttgacgcataccacccacctaaacattgaCCCCCACCAAgaatgtctcaaggaacatgacaaagagcccaaggtgttgatcTGGCCTCTAAATTCCCCAGATTCCAATCTAATCCAGCATTTCTAGGGTCCACCGGAACAAGCAGATCCACCAACCAGAAAGTCggtggttcaatccccggctcctccagtttgcatgccaaagtatccttgggcaagatactgagCCCCAAATCAcccccagtgtgtgtgcatcggTGCATGAATGTGTTAAAGAGCACTGTGTATAGAATAAGggttgtatgaatgtgtgtgtgaatgggtgaatgtgacatgtagtgtgaagcgctttcAGTGGTCCAtctgactagaaaagcgctatataagtacagtccatttaccattttaccACAGAATCCAAAGGATCCTCTGCCAGTGTCCCAGtcccagacaccacaggacacccctAGAGGTTCTGTGTCCATGCccgatgggtcagagctgtttaagcagcatGAGGGGGACAACACAAAATTAGGATGGTCCCAAAGAgactggatcagactgggatctgggaAGTTTGGAGGCCTGGccaacaccttgggctctttgttgtgttccttgcAAAATTTCTGAGCAGTTcttgtggtgtggtgggaacactGTCTTGCTGGGGGAGGTGTCATAGCATTTGTGGGATGTGCATGGTCTACAAgaatgtttaggtgggtggtctgtcaaagtaacatccagctgaatgaaggacccaaggtttccaaGCAGATGTAaccagtgttattcacttcattctCATcgtcagtggttttaatgttgtggctgatcactGTAATCTTCCAGGCTCCAGACTACAACCAGTTAGTTGCATTTTGTGACCATGTTTGAAGACAGAACAACTAGGAGTGCCAGTGCGACCCCAACCAAATCCCATTCTAGGGTCGGATCCAGTGTTTCCTATTCATTGCTTTATTTATGGCGGCCCATTGACTGATAcatattgattttctgttttgtcatttatgtcTGGGGCTGTAttttccacacacaaacacacacacacagaggggtgCGGGGAACCAGGTGAATTTAAGATAACTAATTCTTTATCAAACCAGCTGTTCAATAAGCCTTTAGTCTAACCGATTATCTTAGTTTGTCACAAATTTGGTAAATTTCTGTAAACTTCAGATAATTCTACACccc is a window encoding:
- the cunh6orf136 gene encoding uncharacterized protein C6orf136 homolog, yielding MAVSRWGIAFWVGCVRSHDRRQAIRKQSWMLSQAVDWLWIRQARPLSSASWALAPPNSLRYQNIKQPVLSHPFHNASQPQRGGYYEEDWEESVSVCVLVRQGDSDGLHTLLEIPLFGHNKLGEFLTLGAHKSSEFSFPLTMVDGSREDDISMDSFKRNGVDIVKREHGCFRSLFEAERCPAPFMYGSQFYCFHCPGTEPVPGSGVKSRQNIGLDKPVEVTLLQPTTLCSHTQRAEGGNIEGDSEGEEKLAMMYERLRIELPRFFIKNHDYTLYSIDVEFINGLINTKTRGRVVYQLTLNLWRLLCLCYYAEARLEVLKLTKHMEDGTIKARWRIRGLPFHTLLLRFYRKDKSQLYRSYDAFSTFYIGQDGLIHCHKVEKVMPAQPPVLPRVTSLLAGALVALGVQEHRPALNLLPLLLSSLRQSRN